The sequence CATCTGtaatgaaagaaaataaataaaattttgtaataattgaTGGGGTGCGTTCAAGATTGTgtttaatctctctctctctctctctctctctctctctctctctctctctctctctctctctctctctctctctctctctctctgtgtgtgtgtgtgtgtgtgtgtctctctttagtgtgtgtgcatgtgtctttattgtgtgtgtgtgtgtgcgtttacAAACTATGTGAACGATGGTCTGTGTGTATTTGGCTGAGACAGAATGATACAGAGAGAATGCATCTAGTCTTTTTTCTGTCTCATTGTTAAGACACCAAAATAACCGTAGCTTAAaaatgaggtatcattaaacaaacattcctttcctttccgttAGTAGATCACAAGTGGCCTgttattcgaccaatcaaaacatggCAGGGATAAACCTACCAGCGTCTTAATACACTCGAACAAACAAAATGGTCGCATCAACACGTGACAAGacattcaatctaattaaaattagctccactattacatgtggatctaaagacagccagttggagctcatgtccaccaatcaaaaccttacttgcagaatcctgccagtgatttaaaaataatttgaaaacattccgaattatcctgagggtatacgacatgtttcgtgtgaattacgaatgccttaaaacatgttttattttataaaataaataatgtgtaatgtaaaactgaagactgatttagttttttttaattttataaataaataaataatttttaatgtaaaattgaagactgataacccaccccgtacgtattggtatggttcgctgtactgcggccactaaaatagactcgcccgatatttttagaatttgtatgctcccaaataacgttataaaaggcgaagtgtgattggtcaatatttaaattattatttacagacgaaatgttacctggacattggggacacgcagtgttgttagttttaaatcactggcatgattctgcgagtaaggttttgattggtggacatgagctccaactggctgtctttagatccacatgtaatagtggagctaattttaattagattgcaagaCATTGATACTGACTTTCGTCAGAGCCACTACCGGAAACCCCAAGTTGGAGTGTCAGTAAGATCGACTGTACCACGTACCACACAGTCCGACTCCGTGGGCCCTGAACAGCCAACGGCGCATTGTGAGTGACAACACTGGTTAGAACTCGGACCGAAACACCTCTCCGGACAGGACTCGTCACATTGTTGCTTATGTCCTGTAAAGGGAATCAACAGTTCGttagaaaactttttttttaaggcattttttttttttttaggccaTTTCTAATCTGAAAGAAAGCTTAATGTGCCGGACTTTTTCTATCTATGCTGAGCAGGTTGACATTTGTCAAACTAGTCTTGGAGTGATAgtcttcctacagacagaaGTAGGATTAATCGAATTGTTATATTTCTGTCATTTGTCTACAGTTAGTTGTACACCAATTAGAATCTCATCTGGTCAAAGTTCGTTCCGCCAACTTTAAATAAAGCACTGAATACTGCTCTGGCTGCCATTGGTACATAACTGGCTTATGTGAACACGTGACGCTACGTGTGACATTTGTTTGTGAGCAGTCATTCCTCAAGTCATGTTTCCTCTGGTCTAACGGAAGGTCATAAAATACCATGACAACGTTGGTGTTTGTCAGATTAactaatctgaacgacaaaaacaTTGACTTTGCAAATAATCCTCTTGCACAAGACCGAGTCAAAAGGACAATTTTACAAGATATCGCAACTTATCCAACGGATCACGGTCAATTGATCCGCATACAGGAGGGCCAAAAATACGaatttatagaatattaaacgagcttccatttcgtatcatgtttatgttccgagtaaaataattttcaactgtCACGAGTTTTAGtgaatgacaatgaaaattatttcacgagggacataaacattatccgaaatggtagcgagtttaatatcctatttattacccttAATCAATCTTAATCTATATCACTCAGCTTGTTTGGTTAACggtcctgtaaggttgtagtgcgccagtcgatgacgtcgaagtgttacgggGCGTAACGCtaagtgggatgtatcactatgatatgtaccaagatatgttTTAACCATAGTTTATTCACTGCAACGACCTTAAAgcgatagaccctagtttcaacccgtaaaaatgcacactaagtttagtttatctacaaacctgtaacacattttgataaagttacaactgagtgaaacatgagtctgtggctgtgaaatggtgaaataccctctaaaaatagactaaaactcgactccataactgttacttctcagacgcacgtgagttttaaaaaatatgtgaaatgccttttgtgatattaaaatcaccagcatgaccaaaaacactcgGAATGtgcggaaatgaataatctaagtaaagtatgatttcagttatcaaaaacggctctaatagtcaaaactatgccttagtgtttaaaaactagggtatgggtatgtccctttaaaactgtagtcttatacacattttatattattatttaaccaaCTAGAATAAACCACCAACATGCTCTCCCTTTCGCCATTCCTAGACATCGTATTGCTACAGGCCTACTCGTTATCTACATTACATGAAAcgcccgtccccccccccccccccctacattttatgagttataattttatattatatattaattttagttttttacgatccctctccaaacctcccccaaagttcccttggcattctgcctcatgttattgccccccccccccccccccatcccaacaaatggattttctggatccgccactgcattgtattcttatttatttttataatcacAGACGAGACTAACCTCGTGCACAGTATTCTGGGAACGTGCTCCAGCAACCTCCGACTTCCGTTTCCGACTCCTGACAATTGTCGGAACACTGATCACCTgcgaaacaaaaaacaaacaaaatacgttTATTCCTTTTCCTCTTTATTCCctttgtaaaaagaaattgcTGAGATGATTGGTTAAAAGCTGAAACCTCTACATCATGCTTAAAAGAAGGCCATTTTAGATAAAAATCAAATcaattttgtgaaaattattttcacaaaaaaaagaaagaaagaaaaaaagaggaagaTGAAAAGAAAGATGGCATAAAATAAAAAGCTGCAAATCACATTCTTGTATACTGAGCAGGCAAGGAATAGGAGGAGGGTGCGGTTAGTTTGACGTACAGTGTGTCGTAGGGTCGATTCCATACGGTGGAGAGTCTCATTTAGGATTTTCAGAATCGCAGCTAGTGACAGTGATCGAATTAAATACGCCGTTTGtgctggatgtagctcagtggtaaagcgctcgcctgacgcgcgatcggtctaggatcaatttccgtcagtgggctcatttggctatttctcgttccagttagtgcaccacgactggtatgttaaAGGCCTATCTATCtatactatcctgcctgtgggtggtgtatataaaagattccttgttactaatggaaaaatgtaacggatttcctctctaaagactacatgtcaaaattaataaatgtttgacattcagtagccgatggttaataaatcaatatagcTCGGTGGTAGAACGCTTGCCTTAGGCGCGATGGGTCAGGTTCTACCACACCCCttccagtgccccacgactggtacatcatatGTATATGGGAATAAAACAGCCCTTGCTGGGTTTTCGTTGGAATACCCAAatgtggtggcagcgggtttcctctctttctgtTTTTCATGATCAAGAACTAAATGTCACTTCCCAATGTATGAATTGGTTAACTGACTGACATACATGCAGAAATACAGATCTGTACAAACAGAAAGACATGGGTAGATAGAAACAGATACATCagttacatacacacaaaaacacagtcacagacagataggcaggcaggcagacagacggacaggTACAGAGTGGCGTAgtgagagggggggagggggagggggcacgGGGGCCATGCCCCTCTATCAAAcctacattcatacatacatagtgtgggttcccCCCTCCCCATCCTATATGGTTCCCCCCCCatataaaatcctagctacgccaGTGGGTACAGATACACCTACATAGGGACAtaaagacacagacacacagacatataaacatacaaacagacaCGTGCAGATAGGCACACAGAGTTATACTTACAGTCTTCGGAGAACGGTGTTTCAAGAAAAGCGACAGAATTATTTCGACCTCTGCAGATGGTATCCCACGAGATGGTGTCCACGTAACAGAGGGCTGGGTTTTGTTTGAACATCACTTTGCCCTCGGAGATTTCTGAAATCGAATATTGGTGCATCAAAGCTAGAGTGTCTGCGGTATGCAATGGCGTagcctcgtctggaatttcccccgatttattttatttttcccatgacactgatatttattttacaggtctgggttttcctcggcgttttttcctctctggctacgccctagggccccgttccacgaaacgatcttagccctaagattaccttaagcgcatagctaccctatacACTTAAGTTGTTCTtggggctaagatcgcttcgtggatcGGGGCCCAGATATGTATTTGCGTttgtatatgtctgtgtatatgtcaCGCGAGCTCATCTCCTTAGCccaataccggcctcggtggcgtcgtggttcagccatcggactacaggctggtaggtacagggttcgcagcccggcaccggctccaacccagggccactacaccctcttctttctcactaaccaactaacaactaacccactgtcctggacagacagcctagatagccgaggtgtgtgtgtgtgtgtgtgtgtgtgtgtgtgtgtgtgtgtgtgcgtgcgtgtgcatgtgtgtatgtgtgtgtgtgtgtgtgtgtgtgtccttgaaccttaattggatataagcacgaaaataagctgaaatgaaatcaaacaaaacaaatcaaaactttCTGCATTACAGTGTATATGTTCCCAAAATTACCCACCATTCAACAAAATCTGACTAACTTTCCAGCATGTTACGGTTAGAAAACCGTTGCATATATGTGtttctgtatatgtgtgtattacaaCCGTGGTTTTGTCacactgtatatgtgtgtattacaaCCGTGGTTTTGtcactgtatatgtgtgtattacaaCCGTGGTTTTGtcactgtatatgtgtgtattacaaCCGTGGTTTTGtcactgtatatatgtttgtattacaACCGTGGTTTTGTCAcactgtatatatgtttgtattacaACCGTGGTTTTGTCACactatatatgtttgtattacaACCGTGGTTTTGTCacactgtatatgtgtgtattacaaCCGTGGTTTTGtcactgtatatgtgtgtattacaaCCGTGGTTTTGtcactgtatatgtgtgtattacaaCCGTGGTTTTGtcactgtatatatgtttgtattacaACCGTGGTTTTGTCAcactgtatatatgtttgtattacaACCGTGGTTTTGTCACactatatatgtttgtattacaACCGTGGTTTTGTCAcactgtatatatgtttgtattacaACCGTGGTTTTGTCacactgtatatgtgtgtattacaaCCGTGGTTTTGtcactgtatatgtgtgtattacaaCCGTGGTTTTGtcactgtatatgtgtgtattacaaCCGTGGTTTTGtcactgtatatgtgtgtattacaaCCGTGGTTTTGtcactgtatatgtttgtattacAACCGTGGTTTTGTCAcactgtatatatgtttgtattacaACCGTGGTTTTGTCacactgtatatgtgtgtattacaaCCGTGGTTTTGTCacactgtatatgtgtgtattacaaCCGTGGTTTTGtcactgtatatgtttgtattacAACCGTGGTTTTGTCacactgtatatatgtgtattacaACCGTGGTTTTGTCAcactatatatgtgtgtattacaaCCGTGGTTTTGTCACACTGTATAATTATGGTTTTGtcactgtatatgtttgtattacAACCGTGGTTTTGTCacactgtatatatgtgtattacaACCGTGGTTTTGTCAcactatatatgtgtgtattacaaCCGCGGTTTTGTCAcactatatatactgaacaaaataagaaacttccggtaactttgcttgaacataacttgatgaaaacaaaccgggggaataattgttatatatgcgtttaaagaggtttttttaaatgatgaacGAAATTTTAAAGAGATTGTGTCTTTGTGTCTTGTGAATAGCAGAAACTTATAAAACAAGCTTttagattttgttgttgttgctgctgctgctgctattgttattgtttttgttgtttcgtTGTtgtagttttgttgttgttgttttttgttgttgctgctgctgcctgctgtagtagtagttattGTTGTAGTAGTTATTATTGTTGATGATGttattgttgatgatgatgttgttgttgctgctgctgctactgtagtagtagttattgctgtagtaattattttttataatgttgttgttgatgatgatgatgatgttgttgatgatgatgatgatgatgttgttgctgctgctgcctgctgctgctgctgctactgtagtagtagttattgttgttgatgatgttgttgttgatgatgatgatgttgatgttgttgttgatgctgttgttgatgttgctgctgctactgtaaTACTGTAGTAGTTATTGCTGTAGTAgttattgttgttgatgatgatgttgttattgctgctgctgcctgctgtagtagtagttattGTTGTAGTAGTTATTATTGTTGATGATGTTattattgatgatgatgttgttgttgttgctgctgctgctgctgtagtagtagttattgctgtagtaattattgtttataatgttgttgttgatgatgatgatgatgatgttgttgctgctgctgcttgcTGCTGCATTAGTAGTATATATTGTTGTAGTATAGTTGTTGTTGtgatgatgctgttgttgtgatgatgatgttgttgttgtgatgatgatgttgttgtgaCGATGATGATGTCGATGCTGTTGTTGATAACGTTGTTGTTGGTGGCGGTGGTAGCGGTGGTGATCACTCACCTCTCAACGCCGGCATATGGAGCGCCCTGAGGCCCACCTTCGTGTCGCCGTATCGCGACGTGAGAGCCACAATGAAGCTGTAGTCGTCGCCCTGTATGCGGTACGTGCTGTTGCCGCGCACGATCTCCAGGCTGGTGAGCGGGACGTGGAACACCTCGGTCACCAGGCCGATCAGCACGTAGCCGCTCACGTAGCGGATTTCACTGAGGAAACTCAAGTCGTAGTTGATGTCGTGGTCCACCAAATTCGTAATCTCCAGGTTGCCATGGATATGGGTGCAGCCTTGGTACCTCTTTTTGAGGTATTTGTAGTGGTACTCCAACGTTCCGGAGTATCCGAAACCGACGGTTGTACCAGCGCAGTCTGAAATTCAAAGGATGTAgacatattaaaggcatactgtcatggatttaaggaccttatttctctaaaaatggataataaataaaaattagattaattgttggaaaccaaatctagatatcgcatcaccttaactgaaccatgatggagtgaaatccatgtcaaccctctcggcaattttagtttttgaattatggaccattgccataattcaattatttaaaaaaaaaatcattaataaatggagtatggtggttatgaaaatggttgaataaagtacatttacggacaaatcgaattatttttgttccggtaatactttgttagaccattaaataggtcagtggtctgtgacaatatgcctttaaatagactgttctgagtttgctgtcattgttagttaaacgtttgttttggttaacaacaccactagagctcattggttttattaatcatcgtctattggatgtcaaacatttggtaattttgacatgtagtcttagagaggaaacccgctacatttttccattagtagcaaggaatcttttatgtgcaccatcccacaaacatgatagcacataccacggcctttcatataccaatcgtggtgcactggctggaacaagaaatagcccaataggcccactgtaTGAGAATAGCCACGAGAATAGCCGGTTATAACAAAACAGACATTACGAGGAACTCGTTTCGTGTGATGTCGCCTTCAGTATTtccagggggcgggacatatcccagtggtaaagcgctcgcttgatgtgaggtcggtttggtatcgatcgccgtcagtgagcccattgggctgtttctcgtttcagccagtgcaccacgactggtatatcaaaggccgtggtatgtgctattctgtctgtaggactaatggaacaatgtaacgggtttcctctctaagactatatgtcaaaattatcaaatgtttgagatccaatagccgatgattaatacatcaatatgctctagtggtgttgttaaacaaaacaagctttacaAGTCAATTTCTGTATATCAAACGTCTTGTAGTCGTGTTCGAATGTTTGTAACAGTTACTTTTTATATCACTGCGTTATATCTatattttcgtacatacgaattCTTACAGTCGAGCAAACTCAGAATAAGCTCTTTAAAAGTGTCATAGAGGCATGTTTTCTTTAGCGTCACTCACGCTACAGTAGATGAAGAAGGATAACAACCTTTTACACTTTTTGTTCGAACTTAGTGGTAGAGCGTtcaaaggtagtggtatgtatttccctctccctccctccctccctctctctctctctctctctctctctctctctctctctctctctctctctctctctctctctctctctctctctctctctctctctctctctctctctctctctctctctctctctctctctctctctctctctctccctctctctctccctctccctctccctctctttctctctgtctctgtcgaCCATGTGTCGATATATAGTCGTAGTTAAAATGCACCGGTGTCATTAAAAACCCCATTCCTTTGGATATTGGCACAAAACAATTacaccataatcatcattaccgtcatcatcatcaccaccaccaccaccactaccatcatcaccatcatcatcatcatcaccaccataatcatcaccataatcatcatcattatcatcaccactatcatcatcgccaccactatcatcatcagcaccactatcatcatcaccatcatcatcatcatcatcatcatcatcaccaccaccactatcatcaccatcatcatcatcaccatcaccatcatcaccaccactatcattatcatcaccatcatcatcaccaccatcatcaccatcgtcatcactatcatcatcatcaccatcatcagtatcatcatcatcatcatcatcatcaccaccatcatgattgttagtatcatcatcatcatcatcatcatcaccaccaccatcaccatcatcatcatcatcaccatcatcaccaccatcattatcaccactatcatcatcgtcagtattatcatcattgtcatcactaccaccaccatcaccaccaccaccatcatcatcatcatcgtcaatatcatcatcatcaccaccaccaccatcatcatcattatcatcaccatcaccaccaccaccaccaccatcatcatcatcatcacatcatcatcatcactgtatATGATACAATAGGCAATAGGGAAGCACTCATTTCCAGACCCCTCTTGTAAAACTCTAGTTTCGCCGCCACGTGTTTGTTtataaagatttgtttaaaaagacGACGTCATATCTGTTTTCATTCTGTGATTTTTATGATAATTACTTCAAAAGCTGTACGAATATAAATCTCGAAAATCACGTTTGCTTTGAAATGAAAGCCCAGCGTAATCTAATACAAACGTGGTGCATGCTAGCGATAGGGTATTTTACCAGATTGAAGAATTAACTGTTTATTTAACGTATTTTATCCCCGGTTATCGTTGGATAAACACTTCGTGTGTCTCAGTATTTTTAAAGCGCCTATCTcggtattatttattttatttatttatttatttatgtattaattattttattattttattatttatttttatttatttatttatttattttttatgttatttatttgtgtgtttgttttttgcttgtttgtttgtatgtttatttataatttttatttatatatagagaataatagatgagtggccgttagataccatttatctcacaacgtgttcttttaaaattgtatctaacgagcgaaagcgagtttgatacgtttttaaacaacaagttgtgagacaaatggtatctaatagACACGcatgtattatttttacatatcctcaaaaaccattttttagcaaattttaacatctttttcgactaaaagttatttacagccgttgcacgtGTAGCAAACTTAatcgtcacagacacatgattgtcaggttaacaaTGTAATCTATTTCTACCGTGttatttttcattggatgcatggcactggtgacctggtcatcatctaAGAGCagtcagtcgtatgtcttgaaattgttaacacacgtacgtgtgttaacaacccatgtgttatcaaaacatAATGTATGATGTTTTtaccaacgagtgtgtaagaaaaatatttatttatttattttctatatttaacaCACGTACGGTACAAATTGTTTACGTGTAAATGAAGCTTTAACATATCGGCTGTAGGGTGGCATACAAAAGTAAACGACGCATaccaacacaaaaaaaccccaaaacattttgGTCAGACCTTGGaaatgaaggaaagaaagaaatgttttatttaaggacgcactaaacacattttatttacggttatatggcgacagacatatggttaaggaccatacaaatattgagagaggaaacccgctgtcgccacttcatgggctactctttttctattagcagcaagggatcttttatatgcaccatcccacagacagggtagtacataccacggcctttgatataccagtcgtggtgcactggctggaacgagaaatagcccaaagagcCCACAgacgcggatcgatcccagaccgactgcgcttcgagcgagcgctttaccactgggctacgatcTTGGCAATAGTATATGGAACTATGGAATACAAAACATAACTACATACACAAATTAGACATTATTTTCAGACTTGGAGTGGGGGAGCCCTACCCCATCCCCGCTTCCGAACCCTTTGATTGACGACAAGCAGTGTTTGCTACATCAAGACATGGAAATATTTCAAGTTTGTCAATTGGTTATAAACACGGAAATagcataaaacaaacaaacaaacaaacaaacaaatatggcATTTAACACTAACCTCGTGGTCTGATGGTTAAGCAGTGCTTTATGGTGTTGGGTTCTCAACCCCCttccgcacccccccccccaccccaatccccccaccccaacccccaccccaccccccacaaaaatCGGGCAATGCATTCCTGTTAgatttaaataaacataaatcatCAATGTATAAATtagtagtaaaaaaaacccttaattttaattaaagtttctaattaaattttgttttaaagataaaattttttttttttaaaacaactctttTGCTACTATAAATTTTTCCACTATTTATATAACTATTTAAATTCATTGGAAAAAAACCCCTGTAATgttgttatttcaaaaacagggcgggacgtagcccagtggtaaaacgcccgcttcatgcgcggtcggtc comes from Gigantopelta aegis isolate Gae_Host chromosome 13, Gae_host_genome, whole genome shotgun sequence and encodes:
- the LOC121387542 gene encoding epidermal growth factor receptor-like — encoded protein: MKSFLILAVWFFNGVTSIEVIERKDKDIFERDDCAGTTVGFGYSGTLEYHYKYLKKRYQGCTHIHGNLEITNLVDHDINYDLSFLSEIRYVSGYVLIGLVTEVFHVPLTSLEIVRGNSTYRIQGDDYSFIVALTSRYGDTKVGLRALHMPALREISEGKVMFKQNPALCYVDTISWDTICRGRNNSVAFLETPFSEDCDQCSDNCQESETEVGGCWSTFPEYCARGHKQQCDESCPERCFGPSSNQCCHSQCAVGCSGPTESDCVMCKDFNFNGECRSFCPDGTYPMKNRCITF